From the genome of Sphingobacterium kitahiroshimense, one region includes:
- a CDS encoding DUF6266 family protein has product MGTIVNGANGGFKGKAGSVIGSSWKSINYIKGLYKKRSKPASELQMMQQEKFRTLMRFLLPINMFLKIGFGRKNTERLTPINAAFQFNLKQAITGTYPAYALDYSKVSISDGGLYGGGTVSVAHAAGELTFTWDPTANDTFETFGDDMVFVLAYHPEKDEFMSSPAPSTRASGEISFIISEHLQVGIVHTWMFLTNRSKTRVSKSVYLGEVLLN; this is encoded by the coding sequence ATGGGAACAATCGTAAATGGAGCAAATGGAGGTTTTAAAGGTAAAGCCGGCTCAGTAATAGGAAGTAGTTGGAAAAGTATCAACTATATCAAGGGACTTTATAAAAAGAGATCAAAGCCCGCTTCAGAGTTGCAGATGATGCAACAGGAAAAATTCAGAACATTGATGCGGTTTCTGCTTCCCATCAATATGTTTTTGAAAATCGGTTTCGGACGTAAAAATACGGAACGTTTAACGCCGATCAATGCAGCTTTTCAGTTTAATCTGAAGCAGGCCATTACGGGTACGTATCCGGCCTATGCCTTGGATTACTCCAAGGTCAGCATATCCGATGGCGGATTATATGGAGGTGGCACAGTGTCTGTAGCGCACGCCGCAGGTGAGCTTACTTTCACCTGGGATCCGACCGCCAATGATACTTTTGAGACTTTTGGTGATGATATGGTCTTCGTGCTGGCATATCATCCTGAAAAAGATGAGTTCATGTCTTCACCGGCTCCGAGTACTCGGGCAAGTGGGGAGATCAGCTTTATTATTTCAGAACATCTTCAAGTAGGTATCGTACATACCTGGATGTTTTTAACCAATAGATCTAAAACTAGAGTATCAAAAAGTGTATATCTGGGAGAGGTATTACTTAACTAA
- a CDS encoding SDR family NAD(P)-dependent oxidoreductase, protein MNFKDKNVVITGGTTGIGFATATAFIEAGANVWITGRKEDNLQAAARQIDNPRLTTVLSDTSNLEGIAALEKLVTENNIKIDVLFLNAGIATFAPIEQVTEADFDAQFNTNVKGHFFTLQKLIPHLQTGSSVIFTSSTVATASNLESSVYSATKGALNKIAQIAANELASKNIRVNVVSPGPIETPGLQNAVPQEAMNHLAAATSLQRIGKPEEIANTVLFLASDKASFINGTEFLVDGGYITYAMK, encoded by the coding sequence ATGAATTTTAAAGATAAAAACGTTGTAATTACAGGCGGAACCACAGGAATTGGTTTCGCTACAGCTACTGCCTTTATCGAAGCTGGAGCAAATGTATGGATAACAGGAAGAAAAGAAGATAATCTACAGGCTGCTGCTCGTCAGATCGATAACCCGAGATTAACAACCGTCCTATCAGACACATCAAATCTTGAAGGAATCGCCGCTCTTGAAAAACTAGTAACGGAAAACAATATCAAGATTGACGTACTGTTTCTGAATGCCGGTATAGCAACCTTTGCTCCCATAGAGCAAGTTACAGAAGCTGACTTTGACGCTCAGTTCAATACCAATGTTAAGGGACATTTCTTCACCTTACAAAAACTGATTCCCCACCTTCAAACAGGGTCATCCGTTATCTTTACCTCTTCTACCGTTGCTACAGCGTCTAATTTAGAATCTTCAGTGTATTCCGCAACAAAAGGTGCATTAAATAAAATAGCGCAGATCGCAGCCAATGAGCTAGCATCTAAAAATATCCGTGTCAATGTGGTTAGTCCGGGACCTATTGAAACCCCTGGGCTGCAAAATGCGGTACCTCAAGAAGCGATGAATCATCTGGCGGCTGCCACTTCACTTCAGCGTATCGGAAAACCAGAAGAAATTGCAAACACAGTACTTTTTCTAGCTTCCGATAAAGCAAGCTTTATCAACGGAACCGAATTTTTAGTAGATGGTGGTTATATTACCTATGCCATGAAATAA
- a CDS encoding DUF6266 family protein, with amino-acid sequence MAKRIVSPAQESVRTAFKMAVAFLTPLKGVIKKGFAEKARRKKSVASALALGHVLHSAIKITDGKPQVDPSEVMLSEGALATIRVEQIVRSTDRIEVLHNWFPSDFSAGDDCLTLCAYQLDKGYAFVNQQIWHRQEGKIIVQLPKGFQDDGLHLYLMASDRSGSKYSRSQYLGYSTK; translated from the coding sequence ATGGCAAAAAGAATCGTTAGTCCTGCTCAGGAGAGCGTAAGGACTGCATTTAAAATGGCTGTTGCTTTTTTGACTCCGCTGAAAGGGGTGATCAAAAAAGGTTTTGCCGAAAAGGCTAGACGTAAAAAATCGGTTGCGTCAGCTTTGGCGCTCGGGCATGTGCTGCATTCCGCAATAAAAATAACGGATGGTAAGCCTCAGGTTGATCCGTCAGAGGTCATGTTAAGCGAGGGTGCATTGGCGACTATTCGGGTAGAGCAAATCGTACGTTCTACTGATCGTATAGAAGTGCTGCACAACTGGTTTCCTTCAGACTTTAGTGCTGGAGATGATTGTCTTACGCTTTGTGCTTATCAGCTCGACAAGGGTTATGCTTTTGTGAATCAGCAGATCTGGCACCGACAGGAAGGAAAGATAATCGTTCAGTTGCCAAAAGGTTTTCAGGACGACGGCCTACATCTATATCTCATGGCTAGTGACCGTTCGGGAAGCAAATATTCCCGTTCTCAATATTTAGGGTATTCAACAAAATGA
- a CDS encoding winged helix-turn-helix transcriptional regulator, producing the protein MEEYNCTEEINKNQIRAVHDTMDVLNGKWKISIMSAICYYNKRRFSDILNDVSGISNKMLSKELKELEMNKLVSRTVVDTHPVTVVYQLTDYGNTLRTIIESLAAWGTEHRRVITGR; encoded by the coding sequence ATGGAAGAATATAATTGCACCGAAGAAATTAATAAAAATCAGATCAGGGCTGTACATGATACAATGGATGTTTTAAATGGTAAATGGAAAATATCTATAATGTCTGCTATCTGTTATTACAATAAGAGAAGATTCTCTGATATTTTGAACGATGTCAGTGGCATTTCCAACAAAATGCTCAGTAAGGAGCTAAAAGAACTGGAAATGAACAAGCTGGTGAGCCGTACAGTTGTGGATACACATCCTGTAACAGTGGTATATCAGCTTACGGACTATGGCAATACGCTAAGAACTATTATTGAGAGCCTTGCTGCATGGGGTACTGAACACCGTAGGGTCATAACAGGTAGATAA
- a CDS encoding DUF5675 family protein, with the protein MKTKHILLLQRIYGAKGTNGTITYKGEHICHTIELPDRNNIPRISCIPIGQYKLEKCRYPKHGEQIGIPHVLGREAILIHAANDALKELLGCIAPVTTLTGEGKGDFSGKALAKLKALVYEMWDKGEEVYLVIK; encoded by the coding sequence ATGAAAACAAAACATATCCTGCTGCTCCAACGGATTTATGGAGCTAAGGGAACAAATGGAACCATTACATACAAAGGCGAGCACATCTGCCATACCATCGAACTGCCGGATCGTAATAATATTCCCCGCATAAGCTGTATCCCCATAGGTCAGTACAAACTGGAGAAGTGTCGTTATCCAAAACATGGGGAACAGATCGGTATTCCGCATGTATTAGGACGAGAAGCGATCCTGATTCATGCTGCAAATGATGCTCTTAAAGAGCTCCTAGGGTGTATTGCTCCGGTCACAACATTGACTGGTGAAGGTAAGGGTGATTTCAGCGGAAAAGCATTGGCGAAATTAAAGGCTTTAGTCTACGAAATGTGGGATAAAGGGGAAGAGGTTTATTTGGTGATTAAATAG
- a CDS encoding tautomerase family protein, whose translation MPHVVVKMYPADSEEQKVKLAAEITKVIISVTGKPDAAVSIRIDEVSEDKWMQEVYNKEIIPHLDDLYKKPGY comes from the coding sequence ATGCCACACGTAGTTGTTAAAATGTATCCTGCAGATTCGGAGGAACAAAAAGTAAAACTTGCCGCAGAGATTACAAAAGTAATCATTAGTGTTACAGGAAAACCAGATGCTGCTGTATCAATTAGAATTGATGAAGTATCTGAAGATAAATGGATGCAGGAGGTTTATAACAAAGAGATAATTCCGCACCTAGATGATCTTTACAAAAAACCCGGATATTAA
- a CDS encoding LytR/AlgR family response regulator transcription factor has product MPKYTIVVIDDNKADADSLVQHLKEIDDVGHIEVFYDGVQGAKYLLKNKPDILFLDIEMPNISGLELYTLLPEKERPALVLVSVHTEFALDGFKLAAVDYLLKPAKYADVTNSFLRCLKVMNVSVNIYTQYEPEYYLFEVKNVYSKIVHFKNIIYITSADNYVDIVTRDETITARITIGRIEKIMPKSYFVRIHRGFIVNFRFAIEVQDKKLILSEGPETELPISKSRKPNISGYDKLE; this is encoded by the coding sequence ATGCCTAAATATACCATTGTAGTCATTGATGACAATAAAGCGGATGCCGACAGCTTAGTACAACATCTAAAAGAAATTGATGATGTAGGTCATATTGAGGTCTTTTATGATGGCGTACAAGGAGCAAAGTACCTGCTTAAAAATAAGCCGGATATCTTATTCCTGGATATTGAAATGCCGAATATTTCAGGCCTGGAGCTGTATACCTTATTGCCGGAAAAGGAGCGGCCTGCGCTTGTTTTGGTCAGTGTCCATACGGAATTTGCGCTGGATGGATTTAAATTAGCTGCGGTCGATTATCTGCTGAAGCCGGCCAAATATGCTGATGTCACCAATTCCTTTTTGCGCTGCTTAAAGGTCATGAATGTTTCGGTCAATATCTATACGCAATATGAGCCGGAATACTACCTGTTTGAAGTGAAAAATGTTTACTCGAAGATTGTTCATTTTAAAAATATCATCTATATTACCAGTGCTGATAATTACGTTGATATCGTGACCCGGGACGAAACGATCACCGCGCGTATTACCATTGGCAGAATCGAAAAGATCATGCCCAAGTCCTATTTTGTACGGATCCACCGTGGGTTTATTGTCAATTTCAGGTTCGCAATTGAAGTACAGGATAAAAAGCTGATTCTTTCGGAGGGTCCGGAGACTGAACTTCCGATCAGCAAGAGTCGCAAACCGAATATCAGCGGCTATGATAAATTGGAATAA
- a CDS encoding MerR family transcriptional regulator, which produces MRKNRYLRGFLVSPGYSYAQKLILLELLATKRKLASYLELREQMEEDNMLLRDADYVKSYVGISTETLYRLQRDGYICVAKRTRNKRYYRDVDVERLRKSYRG; this is translated from the coding sequence ATGCGTAAAAATCGCTATTTGAGGGGCTTTCTCGTAAGCCCGGGGTATTCCTATGCCCAAAAATTAATTTTGTTGGAGCTCCTAGCTACCAAGCGTAAGTTGGCCAGCTATCTTGAACTTCGTGAGCAGATGGAGGAGGACAACATGCTGTTGCGAGATGCGGACTATGTCAAATCTTACGTGGGTATTTCGACAGAAACGCTCTACCGTCTGCAACGGGACGGGTATATCTGCGTTGCCAAACGCACCCGAAACAAACGCTATTATCGTGATGTAGATGTGGAGCGTCTGCGGAAAAGTTACCGTGGATAG